Part of the Candidatus Hydrogenedentota bacterium genome, AATGATCGCGGCTGATGCAAGGGAATTCGAGTTCTCGATTACGAGTCGTCATGAAGCGGAGCTTCTCCCGCAGTCGACGCGCATTAGAAAGGTAACGTGCTCGTGCTCGTGAGTCGTCATCGTACTCGTAGCTCGATCCTCGATAATCGATTACGAATGACGAGCACGAACAGTCGTGAAAATGGAGATTTGCAGAGTAGCACGAACTTGCGGTGCGCGTGATCGCGTGCACCGCAAAAGACCCAGATTAGTATGGCAGCACCGATAGAAAAAATCCGCAACTTCTGCATCATTGCGCACGTCGATCATGGCAAATCGACGCTGGCCGACCGTTTCCTCGAAGTCACCAAAGCGGTCGAAGAGCGGAAGATGAAAGAGCAAACGCTCGATACGATGGACATCGAGCGCGAGCGCGGCATCACGATCAAGTCCGTCGCGGTCCGGCTCAACTACACGTCCACGAGCGGCGAACCGTACGTGCTGAACCTGATCGACACGCCGGGCCATGTGGACTTCTCGTACGAGGTGTCGCGCAGCCTGGCCGCGTGCGAGGGCGCGTTGCTGCTCGTGGACGCGGCCCAGGGCGTCGAAGCGCAGACGCTTGCGAACGCTTACAAGGCCATCGACCAGAACCTCGAAATCATTCCGGTGATCAACAAGATCGATCTGCCGAGCGCGGACGTCGAATCGTGCCGGCGCCAGATTGAAGACGTGATCGGGCTGGACGCGAGCGAGGCAATCCTCGCCAGCGGAAAAGAGGGCACGGGCGCCATCGAGGCGCTCGAAGCGGTCATCAAGCGGGTCCCCGCGCCGAAGGGCGACCGCAAGGCGCCATTGCGCGCGCTGATCTTCGACGCGAAGTACGACGCGTACCGTGGCGTTGTAATCTACATTCGAATGATGGAAGGCCGCATCACGCCCGGCACAAAAGTGATGATGATGTCTAGCGGCATCAAGTACGAAGTGGTCGAACTCGGCTTCTTCACGCCGGAAATCACGCCGTCCGACAACCTCGAAGCCGGCGAAACCGGATACCTCATCTGCAATATCAAGACACTGCAAAGCACCAAAATCGGCGATACCGTCACCGACGCGCTGAACCCCGCGAAAGAGCCGCTGCCCGGATACAAGGAACCGCAGTCGGTTGTGTTCTGCGGCATGTATCCCGCCGTCGCGAACGACTTCGAGGAACTGCGCGGCGCGCTCGAAAAGTTGCAGCTTAACGATGCCTCGTTCAAGTACCAGGCCGACATGTCCGACGCGCTCGGCTTCGGGTTCCGCCTTGGGTTCCTTGGCCTGTTGCACATGGAAATCATCCAGGAGCGCCTCGAGCGCGAGTTCAACCTGACGCTGGTGACTACGGTGCCCAACGTGGCGTACCGCGTCACGAAGAACGACGGCGCCGTGCTCGTCATCGAAAACGCGTCGAAGATGCCGATACCCAACGACATTCAGACGATCGAAGAGCCCTACATCGAGGCCGAGATTATCACGCCGACGGAGTACCTCAGCGCGGTGATCGAACTGTGCAAGAAGAAACGCGGCATCCACGTGAAGGTCGATTACCTCGACGCGAAGCGCTGCCTCGCGATTTACCAGATGCCGCTGTCGGAGATCGTGCTCGACTTCTACGACAAGCTGAAGTCCTATACGCGCGGCTACGGCTCGCTCGAATACCAACTGATCGGGTTCCGCCCGGGCGACTTGGTGAAACTCGACATCCTGCTCAACGGCGAAGCGGTGGACGCCCTCTCCTCGATCGTACACCGTGACCGCGCGGAGTGGATGGGCCGTCAGCTCGCGTCAAAACTGCGCAAGCTCATTCCGCGCCAACAATACGAAGTCGCCATCCAGGCGGCGATCGGCAGCCGCATCCTCGTGCGCGAGACCGTTTCCGCGCTGCGCAAAAACGTCACCGCGAAATGCTATGGTGGCGATATTACGCGCAAGCGCAAACTGCTCGAAAAGCAGAAGGAAGGCAAGAAGCGCATGAAACAGGTCGGCTCGGTCGAAGTGCCGCAGGAAGCGTTCATGGCGCTGCTCCGCGTCGGCGACGAGGGAGAGAAGTAAATGGCGGCCAAACGCACCGGGGACGAATCGGCGGCCGCGGGCGTGTTGAGGCCCATCGCGTCCGCCATCCAGGTCATCACCGGCCCGTGGACGCGCGAAAATGGCATGAGCTGGATCAAGCTCATTTTCTTCGTATTGACGGTGTGGTGGCTGCTCATCCAGCCGTTCCGCATACCGTCCCAGTCCATGTTCCCGACGTTGAACGGCGATCCGCGGTTCTTCGTCGGCGATCGCGTGTTCGTGAACAAACTGGCGTTCGGCCCGCGTGTCCCGTTCACGACGACTCGTTTGTGGAAATGGGGCGAGCCGCGCCGCTTCGACGTCGTCGTGTTCCGCGCGGTCGCGGACGATTCGCCGAACGACACCACATTTCAGCGTGCAATGAACTTCTTTTTGCCGAAAGTTCTAATCAAACGCGTGATTGGCCTTCCCGGCGAACACGTCCACATCGACAATGACAGCGGGCGCATTCATATCAACGGCCAGCCTCTCGATTTGCCCGAGGAAATGAAAGCGATTCCGGTAAGGTACACGAGCAGGGTCCCCGATTATTTGACTCTTCCGATTGAGGAGATCGTGCGTCAAGTCCGCGAACAAGGTGGCAGCGAGAAGGACGTGACCGACCTGCGCCAAGCCTATGAGAACTTCACATCCAATCCGCAGACAACGAAGTATGCCTGTCTTCCGGACGAGAAATACTCCGTCGTACCCCAAGGGCATTACCTTGTGCTCGGCGACAACAGCGAGAATAGCGCCGACAGCCGGTGTTGGGGCTGGGTTCCGGAAGACTATCTGTTTGGCCGCGCGTTTTGTGTATGGTGGCCGATCAAGCACCGCAAAGACCTAAGCGGCTTTACCGATACGACGTGGGGCCTCATTCTCCTCTTCGGGATTCCCGGCATTCTCCTCGCCTACGAATTCGTCATTCGCCCGTTCTGCGCGGTGTCGTTGCGCGTGCGCGGCGCGGGCATGGCCGGCGTGCTGCTGCGCGGCGACCGCGTCCTGATCAACCGCCTGGCGTTTGGATTGCGCAGGCCATTCTCCGACAAACGCATCACCGCCGGCCGGCACGTCAATCGCGGCGAACTCGTGGCGTATTTCGTGCCCAGCGGCGACGGAATCGACTACTCCGGCGAGGCGCTGCTCGGCAAGGTCGCGGGGTTGCCGGGCGATTCGATGACGGTCGAGAACGGAGTCATCGCCGTCAACGGCCAGTCCACCGGCGTCCGCTTCGACAACCAGGACAAGAGCGGCCCAATCAGACTTAAGAAGACCGCGACCGTTCCCCAGGGCCGCTACCTCCTCCTCAGCAGCAGCGAAAACGCCGCTCCCGACAGCCGCGCCCTCGGCTTCATCGCCCACGACCTCCTCATCGGCCCGGCCACCCGCGTGTGGTGGCCGCCGTTCCGCTGGCGTTCGCTGACGTCGAGATGATGCCGCCTAACGGGTCGCCGCTTCCGAAACTTCCTTGATGTGGTTCAACACGCGCATGTGAATGCCGTGGATGATGTGGTCAGACCACAGCCGCCAATACCACGCGGGATACAAGCCGTGGCTGTACCACGTGGTGCCTTCAATCCTTGTTCCGCCATCCGCCAACGGGACCAATCTGAACTGTCCGCGCTTCGACTCCATGTACCCGTGCAGGTGCGGCGTGTCGATGGGACCAAAGAGCCCGCGCTCGATCATGGGCGACGCGTTTTCGATCACCGCGAACCGCAGCAGGCAAGGCGGCTCCCAAATCTCAATCGGTTCGACGAAGTCGCCCGTATTGAAGATGCACCGCCGAATCGCCCCGGCGCCTTCTCTGTCGATCGTCGCGTGCATCGGATACGCGATGCCCGCGCGAAACATGAACTCGGTCGGCTCGTCCAACGGCGGAAACGTCACCACGTTCTGCCACACCGTCTCCGGCGGAGCCGCGACATCGATGAACGACTTCACTTCGTACACCGGTGCTATCGGCTCTATCGCAAGCTCGACACCCATCATCAGCGGCGCAATCGACAGGATGGTGGCGAGCGTCAAAAACTTGTTCGCGGTCCACGTCACTGTCTTCTTGACGATCCAGCCCACGGCGAGTCCCGCCGCCAGAAACGGGAGCGCAATCGGTATGGCCATGGCGATGCATAACATGCCTTCCGCGAGCGAGACCAAGAGCGCCGCTCCCACCGTCGCAAGTAACATGACGCCCAGCACGGCGGAGATGACGAACAGGATTACATTCTCCATTAAGGTGCCCGACTCTCCAACGATATAGGCGGCGAGTAGGCCGCAAGCGATCGGAATTCCCACAAACGTGGCGAACCCGTATACGCCTATCCATTCCGCGTTTACTCGGATGAACAGCACGGAAACGAAGACAAACATGACCACAGCGAGTAGACGTGGAAAAGTAATGAGCCTGCGGCGACTTGGAGTCGGGTTGGGCGAGTTTGAAGGATGCATAAGCCGGTCTCCTTACGAAACTAACGAATATTTCAGAAATCCTTGAAAGCAAGTAGCGCAAAAAAACCGGTCCGGATTGGGTGCTGGTTTCCCTCGTATCGTGCCGAGCCGGTCATCACGACGCCTTCTCCGCGAACTGGGCCACACGGTCCCCCATCCGCGCCAAACGAACGAGCAGCGGCAGCGGCACACGTCGAACCTGGTTGTACCAGTGCGACATTGTGTCGAAGAATTCGAGCAGTTCCTTGAGGCGCTCGCGCTCGAGCGTGCCGCCTTCGCTTTCCGCGGCGGCTACGCATTCGCGCAGCATATCGACCGTGGGATCGACCTCGCGTCGCTTGCGTTCGTCTAGCACAACCATGAACATTTCCCAGACGCTTTTCATCGTCTCGAAATGGTCGCGGCGGTCGCCGAGGATGTGCACCGTTCTGACGATGCCCCACCCGTTCAATTCCTTGAGGCTCATGCTGACATTGGATCGGGCGATGGAAAGCGTTTCCGCGATTTCATCCGCTGGCAACGGCTTGCCGCAGACGTATAAAAGTGCGTGAATCTGCGCGATGCTGCGGCTAATGCCCCAGGCCGCGCCCATTTCGCCCCAGTGCAGGACAAATTTCTGCATCACAGGTGTAAGGACCATCCGAACATCTCCTTTGTATTTCAATTATATCTGAAATTTCTGTATTTTGCAACGACCATTCAACTCTTGCCGTTGACATCAATGCATCATAAACTCTATGATTAGGTGTATGAGAACCACCCTGACCTTGGACGATGATGTGGCCGCGGCGCTACTGCAATTGCGGAAGTCACGCAACTCGACCTTCAAGACTGTCGTGAACGAAACGCTGCGAGACGGACTATACGAACTGACACAGCCCAGGAAAGAGAACAAACCGTTTCGCACCAGGGTCTTTGATATGGGGCCCTCGCTTGTAGGCAATCTTGACAATATCGGCGAAGTGCTGGCCATTGCAGAAGGCGAAGACTATAAGTGATCCTCGTCGATGCAAACTTGCTCATCTTTGCATCGAACAGTTACTTCCCGCAGCACGAACCCGCCCGAGAGTGGATTGATCGCCAGTTAAGTGGCCCCGTTCGAGTGGGCATCCCGTGGGCGAGTGTGATGGCCTATCTGCGGATCGTGACCAATCCCCGCGTAATGACGCGGGCAATTGGAATGGCTGACGCTTGGGCGCAGGTGCTCGGCTGGCTCGCGTCCGATGTTGTGTG contains:
- the lepA gene encoding elongation factor 4, with the protein product MAAPIEKIRNFCIIAHVDHGKSTLADRFLEVTKAVEERKMKEQTLDTMDIERERGITIKSVAVRLNYTSTSGEPYVLNLIDTPGHVDFSYEVSRSLAACEGALLLVDAAQGVEAQTLANAYKAIDQNLEIIPVINKIDLPSADVESCRRQIEDVIGLDASEAILASGKEGTGAIEALEAVIKRVPAPKGDRKAPLRALIFDAKYDAYRGVVIYIRMMEGRITPGTKVMMMSSGIKYEVVELGFFTPEITPSDNLEAGETGYLICNIKTLQSTKIGDTVTDALNPAKEPLPGYKEPQSVVFCGMYPAVANDFEELRGALEKLQLNDASFKYQADMSDALGFGFRLGFLGLLHMEIIQERLEREFNLTLVTTVPNVAYRVTKNDGAVLVIENASKMPIPNDIQTIEEPYIEAEIITPTEYLSAVIELCKKKRGIHVKVDYLDAKRCLAIYQMPLSEIVLDFYDKLKSYTRGYGSLEYQLIGFRPGDLVKLDILLNGEAVDALSSIVHRDRAEWMGRQLASKLRKLIPRQQYEVAIQAAIGSRILVRETVSALRKNVTAKCYGGDITRKRKLLEKQKEGKKRMKQVGSVEVPQEAFMALLRVGDEGEK
- the lepB gene encoding signal peptidase I, which produces MAAKRTGDESAAAGVLRPIASAIQVITGPWTRENGMSWIKLIFFVLTVWWLLIQPFRIPSQSMFPTLNGDPRFFVGDRVFVNKLAFGPRVPFTTTRLWKWGEPRRFDVVVFRAVADDSPNDTTFQRAMNFFLPKVLIKRVIGLPGEHVHIDNDSGRIHINGQPLDLPEEMKAIPVRYTSRVPDYLTLPIEEIVRQVREQGGSEKDVTDLRQAYENFTSNPQTTKYACLPDEKYSVVPQGHYLVLGDNSENSADSRCWGWVPEDYLFGRAFCVWWPIKHRKDLSGFTDTTWGLILLFGIPGILLAYEFVIRPFCAVSLRVRGAGMAGVLLRGDRVLINRLAFGLRRPFSDKRITAGRHVNRGELVAYFVPSGDGIDYSGEALLGKVAGLPGDSMTVENGVIAVNGQSTGVRFDNQDKSGPIRLKKTATVPQGRYLLLSSSENAAPDSRALGFIAHDLLIGPATRVWWPPFRWRSLTSR
- a CDS encoding MarR family transcriptional regulator, whose product is MVLTPVMQKFVLHWGEMGAAWGISRSIAQIHALLYVCGKPLPADEIAETLSIARSNVSMSLKELNGWGIVRTVHILGDRRDHFETMKSVWEMFMVVLDERKRREVDPTVDMLRECVAAAESEGGTLERERLKELLEFFDTMSHWYNQVRRVPLPLLVRLARMGDRVAQFAEKAS
- a CDS encoding DUF2191 domain-containing protein; this encodes MRTTLTLDDDVAAALLQLRKSRNSTFKTVVNETLRDGLYELTQPRKENKPFRTRVFDMGPSLVGNLDNIGEVLAIAEGEDYK
- a CDS encoding PIN domain-containing protein, whose product is MILVDANLLIFASNSYFPQHEPAREWIDRQLSGPVRVGIPWASVMAYLRIVTNPRVMTRAIGMADAWAQVLGWLASDVVWTPEPTEHHTATFAKLIQETTVTANLVSDAHLAALAIEHGLTLCSTDGDLARFRGLRWQNPIA